One window of Robiginitalea biformata HTCC2501 genomic DNA carries:
- a CDS encoding ExbD/TolR family protein — MKLKGRNKVSPEFSMSSMTDIVFLLLIFFMLTANSPNALDLLLPKARGKSTNTQNVSVTINKDLDYFVNNQQINGAYIEIELKKALEGQENPTIILRAEESVAIKEAVNVMDIANRNNYKVILAVRPN; from the coding sequence ATGAAACTCAAAGGAAGGAACAAAGTGAGCCCGGAGTTCAGCATGTCCTCCATGACGGACATCGTCTTTCTGCTGCTCATCTTTTTTATGCTGACGGCCAATTCCCCGAATGCCCTGGACCTCTTGCTGCCCAAGGCCCGGGGGAAGTCTACCAATACGCAGAATGTCTCGGTGACCATCAACAAGGACCTGGACTATTTTGTAAACAACCAGCAGATCAACGGAGCCTATATTGAAATTGAACTAAAAAAAGCACTGGAGGGCCAGGAAAACCCGACGATTATCCTGCGGGCCGAAGAGAGCGTTGCGATCAAGGAAGCCGTCAACGTGATGGATATCGCCAACAGGAACAACTATAAGGTCATCCTCGCCGTGCGTCCGAATTAA
- the gltB gene encoding glutamate synthase large subunit, translated as MEKQGLYLPEFEHDNCGAGFICSLKGKKSNDIIHKALEILEKLEHRGAVSADGKTGDGAGILIDIPHEFFTEVCSFELPEPGTYAVGNVFLPQKENQRDYCTTLFGENLEAQGLRLLGWRDVPVNRRVPGRIAAETEPFVKQVFVGKAAEDQDDFAFERKLFVARKKTEHAIIASKLSERGFFYLPSLSTRIIIFKGLLMPMDIKLYYKDLMDPRVVTRLALVHQRFSTNTFPTWDLAQPFRYMCHNGEINTLRGNVSRMHSRESLFQSDLFGEEIKEILPVILPGKSDSATMDMVVELLLMTGRSLPEVMMMLVPEAWEKNPDMSEAKRAFYEFNSCLMEPWDGPASIPFTDGNYIGAVLDRNGLRPSRYSVTRDGYVVMSSETGVLELEPENIAFHGRLEPGKMFLVNMEEGRIVNDEEIKEAIAGKHPYAKWLKKNLVHLRDIPYNDCPLFLDEETLEKRKAAFGYTLEDINTIILPMAKAAKEPIGSMGSDTPIAVLSERPQLIYNYFKQLFAQVTNPPLDGIREELICDISLTLGTDHNLFDISPLQCRKLKIQNPVISKEDLDKIKNYDSSPDYKVVSIPILYEISKGLNGLENALEAVLTKASRAIDQGANIIILSDRNVSKDMAPIPALLACSYVNSGLQRLGRRSKLSIIVESAEPREVHHFALLFGFGASAINPYLVNEIIAEQIEEHDIQDVSREEAIRNYNKAIGKGILKVMNKIGISTLNSYRGSQLFECIGLNTQMVEKYFPNTPTRIQGIGLYEMEKEIALRHHKAFDRKELAANLDLEIGGEYRWRRDGEKHMFNPLSIAKLQKAVRLNEPSTYKEYAELVNEQTKSLMTIRGLFEFSNYDPIPIEEVEPWTEIVKRFKTGAMSYGSISKEAHENLAIAMNRIGGKSNSGEGGEDAERFYRSQTGDWRNSAIKQVASGRFGVTSNYLTNAREIQIKMAQGAKPGEGGQLPGPKVNPAIAKTRNSTPYVGLISPPPHHDIYSIEDLSQLIYDLKSANREARINVKLVSEVGVGTVAAGVSKAKADVILISGHDGGTGASPLTSLKHAGLPWELGISEAQQTLVMNDLRNRVVLECDGQLKTGRDVAVACLLGAEEFGFATAPLVASGCIMMRVCHLNTCPVGIATQNPELRKKFEGKPEHVVNYMYFVAEELREIMAKLGFRTVDEMVGQVQKLDRRKAIDHYKARGIDLSPILHQVPVPIGTKFYNTVKQDHNIEKSIEFEIIEKAHLALFRKEKTSLDFPIHNTDRAVGAIISNEISKIYGAEGLPENTLRLNFTGSAGQSFGAFATRGLTMIVNGNTNDYLGKGLSGARLIIKVPGGSTIRPEENIITGNVCLYGATSGEAYINGKAGERFCVRNSGARAVVEGIGDHGCEYMTGGVAVILGEVGRNFGAGMSGGIAYVLDRNKTFERNCNKEALNLLKVEEDQDIAELRGMIEDHYNATFSPLAQEVLEKWETYLPQFIKVFPEEYRQALIRLENEKLETI; from the coding sequence ATGGAAAAACAAGGATTGTACCTCCCCGAATTTGAGCACGACAACTGCGGCGCCGGTTTTATTTGCAGCCTGAAGGGCAAAAAATCGAATGACATCATTCATAAAGCCCTGGAGATCCTCGAGAAGCTGGAACACCGCGGGGCCGTAAGCGCCGATGGCAAAACCGGCGACGGGGCGGGCATCCTGATCGATATCCCCCACGAATTCTTTACCGAGGTATGCTCCTTTGAGTTGCCGGAGCCTGGCACCTATGCGGTGGGTAATGTGTTCCTGCCCCAAAAGGAAAACCAACGGGATTATTGCACCACCCTGTTCGGGGAAAACCTGGAAGCGCAGGGCCTCAGGCTCCTGGGCTGGAGGGACGTCCCGGTAAACCGCCGGGTCCCCGGCCGCATCGCTGCGGAAACCGAACCATTCGTCAAACAGGTTTTCGTGGGGAAGGCTGCCGAAGACCAGGACGATTTTGCGTTTGAGCGGAAGCTCTTTGTAGCCCGCAAAAAAACGGAGCACGCCATCATCGCTTCCAAACTGTCCGAACGGGGCTTCTTCTACCTGCCGAGCCTCTCCACCCGGATCATTATCTTCAAGGGGCTGCTGATGCCGATGGATATCAAGTTATACTACAAGGACCTGATGGACCCGCGGGTGGTGACCCGCCTGGCCCTGGTGCACCAGCGGTTCTCGACAAATACCTTCCCCACCTGGGATTTGGCCCAGCCTTTCCGGTATATGTGCCACAACGGGGAAATCAATACGCTCCGCGGGAACGTGTCGCGCATGCACTCCCGGGAAAGCTTATTCCAGAGCGACCTGTTCGGGGAGGAAATTAAGGAAATCCTTCCCGTCATCCTGCCGGGCAAATCGGATTCGGCCACCATGGACATGGTGGTGGAACTCCTGCTGATGACCGGGCGGTCCCTGCCGGAAGTCATGATGATGCTCGTGCCGGAAGCCTGGGAGAAAAACCCGGACATGTCCGAAGCCAAACGCGCCTTCTACGAATTCAATTCCTGCCTGATGGAGCCCTGGGACGGACCGGCCTCCATCCCGTTTACGGACGGAAACTACATCGGGGCGGTCCTGGACCGGAACGGGCTCCGGCCTTCCCGCTACTCGGTGACCCGCGACGGGTATGTGGTCATGTCTTCGGAAACGGGGGTACTGGAACTGGAGCCGGAGAATATCGCCTTCCACGGCCGGCTCGAACCCGGGAAGATGTTCCTGGTAAACATGGAAGAAGGCCGAATCGTGAACGACGAGGAGATCAAAGAAGCCATCGCCGGGAAACACCCGTATGCCAAATGGCTCAAAAAGAACCTGGTGCACCTGCGGGATATTCCCTATAACGACTGTCCCCTCTTCCTGGACGAAGAGACGCTCGAGAAGCGGAAAGCTGCATTCGGGTACACCCTGGAAGACATCAATACGATTATCCTGCCCATGGCCAAGGCCGCCAAGGAACCCATCGGCTCCATGGGGTCGGATACCCCGATTGCCGTGCTCTCCGAACGTCCCCAGCTTATCTACAATTACTTTAAACAGCTCTTTGCACAGGTAACCAACCCGCCCCTGGACGGCATCCGGGAGGAATTGATCTGCGACATCAGCCTGACGCTGGGGACGGACCACAACCTGTTCGACATCTCGCCCCTGCAGTGCCGGAAGCTGAAAATTCAGAACCCGGTCATCTCCAAGGAAGACCTGGACAAAATAAAGAACTACGACAGCAGCCCGGATTACAAGGTGGTTTCCATCCCGATCCTCTATGAGATCAGCAAAGGCCTGAACGGCCTGGAGAACGCCCTGGAAGCCGTGCTAACCAAAGCCTCCCGGGCCATAGACCAGGGGGCGAATATCATCATCCTCTCCGACCGGAATGTCAGCAAAGACATGGCGCCCATCCCTGCCCTGCTGGCCTGTTCCTATGTAAACAGCGGCTTGCAGCGCCTGGGTCGGCGGTCGAAGCTGAGTATCATCGTGGAGTCGGCCGAACCCCGGGAGGTGCACCATTTTGCATTGCTCTTTGGCTTCGGGGCCAGCGCGATCAACCCGTATCTGGTGAACGAGATCATCGCCGAACAGATCGAGGAGCACGATATCCAGGACGTCAGCCGGGAGGAGGCGATCCGCAACTACAACAAAGCCATCGGCAAGGGAATCCTTAAGGTGATGAACAAAATCGGGATCTCCACGTTAAATTCTTACCGGGGCTCCCAGCTCTTTGAATGCATCGGGCTGAACACCCAGATGGTTGAGAAGTATTTCCCGAATACCCCCACCCGGATCCAGGGCATCGGGTTGTATGAGATGGAAAAGGAGATAGCCCTCAGGCACCACAAGGCGTTTGACCGCAAGGAACTGGCAGCCAACCTGGACCTCGAGATCGGGGGCGAATACCGCTGGAGGCGGGACGGGGAAAAGCATATGTTCAACCCGTTGTCCATCGCCAAGCTGCAGAAAGCGGTCCGGCTCAACGAGCCTTCGACCTATAAGGAATACGCGGAACTGGTTAACGAGCAGACCAAGAGCCTGATGACTATCCGCGGCCTGTTCGAGTTTTCGAATTACGACCCGATCCCGATTGAGGAGGTGGAACCCTGGACCGAAATTGTGAAGCGCTTCAAGACCGGGGCCATGTCCTACGGGTCTATCAGCAAGGAGGCCCACGAAAACCTGGCCATTGCCATGAACCGGATCGGGGGAAAAAGCAACTCGGGCGAGGGAGGTGAAGATGCCGAGCGCTTCTACCGGAGCCAGACCGGGGATTGGCGCAACAGCGCCATCAAACAGGTGGCATCCGGCCGGTTCGGGGTTACCTCGAATTACCTGACCAATGCCCGGGAAATCCAGATCAAGATGGCCCAGGGCGCCAAACCGGGCGAAGGCGGACAGCTCCCCGGCCCCAAGGTGAATCCCGCCATCGCGAAAACGCGAAATTCCACCCCCTATGTCGGGTTGATTTCCCCGCCCCCGCACCACGATATTTACTCAATTGAGGACCTTTCCCAGTTGATTTACGACCTGAAATCCGCCAACCGGGAAGCGCGCATCAACGTGAAGCTCGTATCGGAGGTAGGCGTGGGCACCGTGGCAGCTGGAGTATCCAAAGCAAAGGCCGACGTAATCCTGATCTCCGGCCACGACGGGGGTACCGGGGCCTCTCCCCTGACCTCCCTGAAGCACGCCGGCCTCCCCTGGGAACTCGGTATTTCCGAGGCCCAGCAGACCCTGGTAATGAACGACCTGAGGAACCGGGTAGTCCTGGAATGCGACGGTCAGCTCAAAACCGGCCGGGATGTTGCGGTTGCCTGCCTGCTCGGGGCCGAGGAATTCGGTTTTGCCACCGCCCCCCTGGTAGCTTCCGGCTGCATCATGATGCGGGTGTGCCACCTGAACACCTGCCCGGTAGGCATCGCTACGCAGAACCCGGAATTGCGCAAAAAATTTGAGGGCAAGCCGGAGCACGTGGTCAACTATATGTACTTTGTAGCCGAGGAATTGCGCGAGATCATGGCCAAACTCGGTTTCCGGACCGTCGACGAGATGGTCGGCCAGGTACAGAAGCTGGACCGCCGCAAGGCCATTGACCACTACAAGGCGCGGGGTATCGACCTGAGCCCGATCCTGCACCAGGTGCCTGTACCGATAGGCACGAAGTTCTACAATACGGTAAAGCAGGACCACAATATTGAAAAGTCCATTGAATTCGAGATCATCGAAAAGGCCCACCTGGCACTCTTCCGGAAGGAGAAGACGTCCCTGGACTTCCCGATCCACAATACGGACCGGGCGGTAGGCGCCATCATCAGCAATGAAATATCCAAGATTTACGGGGCGGAAGGCCTGCCGGAAAATACGCTCCGACTGAATTTTACCGGTTCGGCCGGCCAGAGTTTCGGGGCGTTTGCAACCCGCGGCCTGACGATGATAGTTAACGGCAATACCAACGACTACCTCGGGAAGGGGCTCTCCGGAGCCCGGCTGATCATCAAGGTCCCAGGCGGATCCACCATCCGGCCCGAAGAGAATATCATCACCGGGAATGTCTGCCTCTACGGCGCCACGTCGGGCGAGGCGTATATCAACGGGAAAGCCGGGGAGCGCTTCTGCGTGCGGAATTCCGGGGCCCGTGCGGTCGTAGAGGGCATCGGCGACCACGGGTGCGAATACATGACCGGGGGCGTAGCGGTCATCCTCGGGGAAGTCGGCCGGAATTTCGGGGCCGGTATGAGCGGGGGTATCGCCTATGTGCTGGACCGGAATAAGACCTTTGAGCGAAATTGCAACAAAGAAGCCCTGAACCTGCTCAAAGTAGAGGAAGACCAGGACATCGCGGAATTGCGGGGAATGATAGAAGACCATTACAACGCCACCTTCAGCCCGCTGGCCCAGGAAGTCCTCGAAAAATGGGAGACCTACCTGCCCCAGTTCATTAAGGTATTCCCCGAGGAATACCGCCAGGCGCTGATCCGTCTGGAAAACGAAAAGCTAGAGACGATATAA
- a CDS encoding acyl-CoA dehydrogenase family protein has protein sequence MDFSLTEEQQMVRQAARDFAQTELLPGVIERDEKQEFPTRQVQAMGQLGFMGMMVSPEYGGSGLDTLSYVLVMEELSKVDASASVVVSVNNSLVCWGLEAYGTEEQKQKYLPALATGEKIGAFCLSEPEAGSDATSQKTTAKDAGDHYVLNGTKNWITNGNSADIYLVIAQTYPEKGHKGINALIVEKGMEGFEIGPKEQKLGIRGSDTHSLNFNDVKVPKENRIGADGFGFKFAMKTLSGGRIGIAAQALGIAAGAYELSLKYSKERKAFGTEIANHQAIAFKLADMHTQIEAARMLVYRAATDKDRGENYDLSGAMAKLYASQVAMDTAVEAVQIHGGNGYVKEYHVERLMRDAKITQIYEGTSEIQKIVISRSILRD, from the coding sequence ATGGATTTTAGTTTAACCGAAGAACAACAGATGGTGCGCCAGGCCGCCCGGGACTTTGCCCAGACGGAACTGCTGCCCGGAGTGATTGAGCGGGACGAAAAGCAGGAATTTCCGACCCGCCAGGTACAGGCGATGGGGCAGCTCGGGTTTATGGGCATGATGGTTTCCCCGGAATACGGCGGCAGCGGCCTCGACACCTTGTCCTACGTCCTGGTGATGGAGGAACTCTCCAAGGTGGACGCCTCGGCATCCGTTGTGGTTTCGGTGAACAACTCCCTGGTGTGCTGGGGTCTGGAGGCCTATGGAACCGAGGAGCAAAAACAGAAATACCTGCCAGCTCTGGCGACAGGAGAAAAAATCGGCGCCTTCTGCCTGTCCGAACCGGAAGCCGGCAGCGATGCGACCTCCCAAAAGACCACTGCTAAAGACGCCGGCGATCACTATGTGCTCAACGGCACCAAAAACTGGATCACCAACGGCAATTCAGCCGATATCTACCTGGTGATTGCGCAAACCTACCCGGAAAAAGGCCATAAGGGTATCAATGCGCTGATTGTCGAAAAAGGCATGGAGGGTTTTGAAATCGGACCCAAGGAACAAAAATTGGGTATCCGGGGGAGCGATACGCACTCCCTGAATTTCAATGATGTAAAAGTGCCCAAGGAAAACCGGATCGGGGCCGATGGCTTCGGTTTTAAATTCGCCATGAAAACACTCTCCGGGGGACGTATCGGCATCGCGGCCCAGGCACTGGGGATTGCGGCCGGCGCCTACGAATTGTCCCTGAAATACTCCAAAGAGCGGAAGGCCTTCGGGACGGAGATCGCCAACCACCAGGCAATCGCTTTCAAACTGGCCGACATGCACACCCAAATTGAGGCAGCCCGGATGCTCGTGTACCGGGCCGCCACAGACAAGGACCGGGGGGAGAACTACGACCTCTCCGGCGCGATGGCCAAATTATACGCATCTCAGGTAGCCATGGATACGGCCGTGGAGGCCGTTCAGATACACGGGGGGAACGGCTACGTAAAGGAATACCACGTGGAACGCCTGATGCGGGATGCCAAGATTACCCAGATCTACGAGGGCACCTCGGAGATCCAGAAAATCGTCATCTCCAGGAGTATCCTCCGGGATTAA
- the nhaD gene encoding sodium:proton antiporter NhaD: METIIIIVFLVGYLAITLEHNLKIDKLIPALAMMALLWAIIALAHLPVFEVNAELKELEPTHIDEILLHHLGKTAEILVFLLGAMTIVEIIDYFNGFATIKGYIRTRSKTKLLWLFSLLAFVLSAIIDNLTATIVLVTILQKVIKDRNTRLWFAGMIIINANAGGAWSPIGDVTTTMLWIADKVSALQLVEHVLLPSIVCTVVPTLIASRFKVFRGQIAAEPEDLEEPKSKFGPTMLYLGLGSIVFVPFFKTITHLPPYVGMMLSLAVVATFAEIYSQTKFSISSVDKSESDEHDAHASHSPVHSSLSKIELPSILFFLGILLAVAALESLGYLFTYAEALNEAIPNTDIVVMLLGVGSAIIDNVPLVAASMGMFSPGMDDPLWHFIAYSAGTGGSMLIIGSAAGVVAMGMEKIDFFWYLRKIAWLALVGFLAGAVSFILLRDLVLNPM; this comes from the coding sequence ATGGAAACCATTATCATCATCGTCTTCCTGGTCGGCTACCTCGCCATCACCCTGGAACACAACCTCAAGATCGACAAGCTGATACCCGCTCTGGCCATGATGGCCCTGCTATGGGCAATCATCGCCCTGGCCCATTTGCCGGTATTTGAGGTGAATGCGGAGCTCAAGGAGCTGGAGCCCACGCATATAGACGAAATCCTGTTGCATCACCTTGGGAAAACCGCGGAGATCCTGGTCTTCCTCCTGGGGGCGATGACGATAGTGGAAATCATCGACTATTTCAATGGGTTTGCCACCATCAAGGGGTATATCCGCACGCGCAGCAAAACCAAGCTGCTCTGGCTGTTTTCCCTGCTGGCTTTTGTCCTGTCGGCCATTATCGACAACCTCACCGCCACCATCGTCCTGGTGACCATCCTGCAAAAGGTGATCAAGGACCGCAATACGCGGCTGTGGTTTGCGGGGATGATCATTATCAACGCCAACGCGGGCGGGGCCTGGTCGCCCATCGGGGACGTGACCACCACGATGCTCTGGATTGCCGACAAGGTATCCGCCCTCCAACTGGTCGAACACGTCCTGCTCCCGTCCATTGTCTGTACGGTGGTGCCGACATTGATCGCCAGCCGGTTCAAGGTATTCCGCGGGCAGATTGCCGCGGAGCCGGAGGATCTGGAGGAGCCGAAATCGAAATTCGGGCCCACCATGCTCTACCTGGGGCTGGGATCCATCGTCTTTGTACCGTTCTTTAAAACCATTACGCACCTGCCCCCCTACGTGGGTATGATGCTGTCCCTGGCCGTGGTGGCAACCTTTGCCGAGATCTACAGCCAGACCAAGTTCAGTATCAGTTCGGTGGATAAATCGGAGAGTGACGAGCACGACGCGCATGCGTCGCACAGCCCGGTGCATTCCTCCCTGTCCAAAATCGAGTTGCCGAGCATCCTCTTTTTCCTCGGAATCCTGCTCGCCGTGGCGGCCCTGGAGTCGCTCGGGTATCTGTTTACCTACGCCGAGGCGCTGAATGAGGCTATCCCGAATACGGATATCGTGGTGATGTTGCTGGGTGTCGGATCGGCCATTATCGACAACGTACCGCTGGTAGCGGCCAGTATGGGGATGTTCTCCCCGGGCATGGACGACCCGCTCTGGCACTTTATCGCCTATTCGGCGGGTACGGGCGGCAGTATGCTGATCATCGGCTCCGCAGCCGGGGTAGTGGCTATGGGAATGGAGAAAATCGACTTCTTCTGGTACCTGCGCAAGATTGCCTGGCTGGCACTGGTGGGCTTCCTGGCGGGGGCCGTGTCGTTTATCCTCCTGCGCGACCTGGTGCTCAACCCGATGTAG
- a CDS encoding glutamate synthase subunit beta, with protein MGKITGFMEYERKVDPYAPVEERLKNYKEFTKPLSEKAMKEQGARCMDCGIPFCHSGCPLGNLIPDFNDAVYRGKWDKAAEILHATNNFPEFTGRLCPAPCEEACVLGINEDPVSIENIEKHIAETAFAKGWVIATPPETRTGKKVAVVGSGPAGLAAAQQLNRAGHLVTVFERDEKPGGLLRYGIPDFKMEKHVIDRRLEILEEEGIEFRCGVHVGKDVAATDLQSDYDAILLCGGATVRRPLPIPGADLDGVVQAMDFLGQNNRRVDGIPFKGKELSAKGKNVIVIGGGDTGSDCIGTSFRQGAKSVSNFEILGKPPAGRPEDQPWPFWPMRLRTSSSHKEGAERYFSISTKEFKGDGDGKLTGLVTVEVEWEKVPGQRPKLVELKGTEKEWPCDLALLALGFTGSEMSIADQLGLELDPRTNIKASVSDYQTNVPGVFAAGDQRRGQSLIVWAISEGRQAAHHVDSYLMGSSELPLKGEGDLPRI; from the coding sequence ATGGGAAAGATTACAGGATTTATGGAATACGAGCGCAAGGTGGACCCCTATGCGCCCGTGGAGGAACGTCTTAAGAATTACAAGGAATTCACCAAGCCGCTGTCCGAGAAGGCCATGAAGGAACAGGGTGCCCGCTGCATGGACTGCGGGATCCCCTTCTGCCACAGCGGATGCCCGCTGGGGAACCTGATCCCCGATTTCAACGACGCTGTGTACCGGGGAAAATGGGATAAGGCTGCAGAAATATTGCACGCCACCAACAATTTCCCGGAATTCACCGGGCGGTTATGCCCGGCACCTTGCGAAGAGGCCTGTGTCCTGGGGATCAACGAGGACCCTGTAAGTATTGAGAATATCGAAAAACACATTGCCGAAACGGCATTTGCCAAGGGATGGGTGATTGCCACCCCGCCTGAAACGCGGACCGGCAAGAAAGTAGCCGTAGTGGGTAGCGGGCCGGCCGGGCTGGCAGCTGCGCAGCAGCTGAACCGGGCGGGCCACCTGGTAACGGTTTTTGAAAGGGATGAAAAACCCGGGGGGCTCCTCCGGTACGGCATCCCGGATTTCAAAATGGAGAAGCACGTCATCGACCGGCGCCTGGAAATCCTCGAAGAGGAAGGCATCGAATTCCGGTGCGGCGTACATGTCGGGAAGGACGTGGCCGCCACAGACCTGCAAAGCGACTACGACGCCATCCTCCTTTGCGGGGGGGCCACGGTCCGCCGGCCGCTCCCGATTCCTGGAGCCGACCTGGACGGGGTGGTACAGGCCATGGATTTCCTCGGGCAAAACAACCGCAGGGTAGACGGTATTCCCTTTAAAGGTAAGGAGCTATCCGCCAAAGGCAAGAATGTCATCGTAATCGGCGGAGGGGATACGGGGTCGGATTGCATCGGGACATCGTTCCGCCAGGGGGCGAAGTCCGTTTCCAATTTCGAGATCCTCGGGAAGCCGCCAGCCGGCCGGCCGGAAGACCAGCCGTGGCCATTCTGGCCCATGCGGCTCCGCACGAGCTCTTCCCACAAGGAAGGGGCAGAGCGCTATTTCAGCATATCCACCAAAGAATTCAAAGGCGACGGGGATGGGAAACTGACCGGCCTGGTCACCGTGGAGGTGGAATGGGAAAAAGTCCCCGGCCAGCGGCCCAAGCTCGTGGAACTCAAGGGCACCGAGAAGGAATGGCCCTGCGACCTGGCCCTGCTTGCATTGGGTTTTACCGGCTCGGAAATGAGCATCGCCGACCAGCTGGGCCTTGAACTCGACCCCCGCACGAATATCAAAGCCTCTGTTTCCGATTACCAGACCAACGTACCGGGTGTTTTTGCCGCCGGCGATCAGCGACGCGGACAATCCCTGATCGTCTGGGCCATTTCCGAAGGGAGACAGGCTGCGCATCATGTGGATTCCTATTTGATGGGAAGTTCCGAACTGCCCCTGAAGGGCGAAGGGGACCTGCCCAGGATTTGA
- a CDS encoding MotA/TolQ/ExbB proton channel family protein: MIMFQDAVDEAQLGEIASEEKTLSVIDLIFNGGTGSIVIITVLFVMLAVAMYIYFERLLAIKAASKIDKNFMNQIRDHVMGGKLEAAKILCAQTDSPVARLTEKGISRIGKPLDDINTAIENAGTLEVYKLEKNVSVLATVAGAAPMIGFLGTVIGMILAFHQMATSGGQAEMGALASGIYTAMTTTVAGLVVGIIAYVGYNHLVNRTDKVVHKMEANAVEFLDLLSEPI; encoded by the coding sequence ATGATAATGTTTCAGGACGCCGTCGATGAAGCCCAGTTGGGTGAGATCGCATCCGAGGAAAAAACCCTCTCCGTTATTGACCTGATCTTTAACGGGGGCACGGGAAGCATCGTGATCATCACGGTGCTTTTCGTCATGCTGGCCGTGGCCATGTACATCTATTTTGAGCGCCTGCTGGCCATCAAGGCCGCGTCCAAAATCGACAAGAATTTCATGAACCAGATCCGGGACCACGTAATGGGAGGCAAACTGGAGGCCGCCAAGATCCTCTGCGCCCAGACCGACAGTCCCGTGGCGCGACTCACCGAGAAGGGGATATCGCGGATCGGCAAACCCCTGGACGACATCAATACGGCTATCGAGAATGCAGGTACCCTGGAGGTTTACAAACTCGAAAAGAACGTGAGCGTCCTGGCAACCGTTGCCGGGGCTGCCCCGATGATCGGGTTCCTCGGGACCGTAATCGGGATGATCCTGGCTTTCCACCAGATGGCTACCAGCGGCGGACAGGCCGAAATGGGCGCGCTGGCATCGGGCATCTACACCGCCATGACCACGACCGTTGCCGGACTCGTGGTGGGCATTATCGCCTATGTGGGCTACAACCACCTGGTGAACCGCACCGACAAGGTGGTCCACAAGATGGAGGCGAATGCCGTGGAGTTCCTGGACCTGCTGAGCGAACCCATTTAA
- a CDS encoding Glu/Leu/Phe/Val dehydrogenase dimerization domain-containing protein, translated as MKELLERYENKPPEIVFQWKDPETEAEGWAVINSLRGGAAGGGTRMREGLDQNEVLSLAKTMEVKFTVSGPPIGGAKSGINFNPDDPRKKGVLERWYRAVSPLLKNYYGTGGDLNVDEIHEVIPITEDAGVWHPQEGVFNGHFRPTEADKINRIGQLRMGVIKVLETDTYSPDTSRKYTVADMITGFGVAEAVRHFYDIHGESVVGKRAVVQGFGNVGGAAAFYLSKMGARVVGIIDRAGGVIKEEGFSFEEIRALFGKKKGNALVAEDLIPSAEMDRRIWSLPCEIFAPCAASRLVTREQISTLIDSGLEVISCGANVPFADREIFFGPIMEFTDQRVSLIPDFVSNCGMARVFAYFMEGRVSMEDADIFNDTSGTIRNAILNIFNQNPTRRNFSRTAFEIALKQLV; from the coding sequence ATGAAGGAGCTCCTGGAGCGCTATGAGAACAAACCCCCTGAAATTGTATTTCAGTGGAAGGACCCGGAAACGGAAGCCGAAGGGTGGGCCGTTATCAATTCCCTGCGCGGGGGAGCTGCCGGGGGCGGCACGCGCATGCGGGAGGGCCTGGACCAGAATGAGGTACTCTCCCTGGCCAAGACGATGGAGGTGAAATTTACCGTCTCGGGCCCGCCGATTGGCGGGGCGAAGTCCGGTATCAATTTCAACCCGGACGACCCCCGGAAGAAAGGGGTGCTGGAACGCTGGTACCGCGCGGTTTCGCCCTTGCTGAAGAACTATTACGGTACCGGGGGCGACCTGAACGTCGACGAGATCCACGAGGTGATCCCCATTACGGAGGACGCCGGGGTGTGGCATCCCCAGGAGGGGGTGTTCAACGGGCATTTCCGGCCTACGGAAGCCGATAAGATCAATCGGATCGGCCAGCTGCGCATGGGGGTCATCAAGGTCCTCGAGACGGATACCTATTCGCCGGATACCTCCCGGAAATACACGGTAGCTGACATGATAACCGGTTTCGGCGTCGCTGAAGCCGTCCGGCATTTTTACGACATACACGGCGAGAGCGTGGTCGGGAAACGGGCCGTGGTGCAGGGTTTTGGCAATGTCGGCGGGGCGGCGGCCTTTTACCTGTCCAAGATGGGCGCCCGGGTGGTTGGCATTATCGACCGGGCCGGGGGGGTCATCAAAGAGGAGGGATTCAGCTTCGAGGAAATCCGCGCCTTGTTCGGGAAGAAAAAGGGGAACGCCCTGGTGGCGGAGGACCTGATTCCTTCGGCGGAGATGGATCGACGGATCTGGAGCCTGCCCTGCGAAATTTTTGCCCCCTGTGCCGCTTCGCGCCTGGTAACCCGGGAACAGATCAGTACGCTGATCGATTCGGGCCTGGAGGTCATATCCTGCGGGGCAAACGTGCCGTTTGCCGACCGGGAGATTTTCTTCGGCCCGATTATGGAGTTTACCGACCAGCGCGTCAGCCTGATACCCGATTTTGTATCGAACTGCGGGATGGCCCGGGTGTTTGCCTATTTTATGGAAGGACGGGTGTCCATGGAGGACGCTGATATTTTTAATGACACCTCCGGGACCATTAGAAATGCAATTTTGAATATATTTAACCAAAATCCAACTCGAAGGAATTTCAGCCGGACGGCCTTTGAAATCGCCCTGAAACAACTCGTATAA